One genomic window of Rhizomicrobium sp. includes the following:
- a CDS encoding UrcA family protein, with translation MIRPLASAALALALCATAIQAQPRQTSVSLAGLNLSSLADARTLDSRIHDAAVQVCGPAGYQPGQGIAQFMEARETAAACVRQAEAAARLQLAGLRKTPAPYSVAASGN, from the coding sequence ATGATCCGTCCTCTCGCTTCCGCCGCCCTGGCGCTCGCCCTCTGCGCCACCGCCATCCAGGCCCAGCCGCGCCAGACCAGCGTCTCCCTGGCCGGGCTCAACCTCTCCAGCCTCGCCGATGCCCGGACGCTGGACAGCCGCATCCACGACGCCGCCGTGCAGGTCTGCGGGCCGGCCGGCTACCAGCCGGGGCAGGGCATTGCCCAGTTCATGGAGGCGCGGGAGACCGCCGCCGCCTGCGTCCGCCAGGCCGAAGCGGCGGCGCGGCTGCAGCTCGCCGGCCTGCGCAAGACGCCCGCCCCCTACAGCGTGGCGGCTTCGGGCAACTAG